TTACACGTTCGGAAAAAGGGATTTCTCTGTTTAGCTCAGAACAAAAAAGACTCGATTTTGCTGTCAAACCTCAAGAAGTGAAGGATGTCACGGGAGCCGGTGATACGGTATTGGCCGTTATGGCATTTTCGCTTGCAAATCAGCTCAATCTATCCGATGCAATTCAACTCTGTAATTTGGCTTCGGGCGTCGCTATTGGGCGTTTAGGGTGTATCCATGTCACTCTAAAAGAGATTGCAGCAAGGCTTTTGGAAGTATCTACGGATAATAAAATTTTTGAAGAAGATCATTTGTTCCCATTGCTTGAAGTCCTTCAGGCTCAGGACTATTTCATTTTAGCCCTTGAAAGAGTCGAGCAAATGACAATTGAGCTTTTCGCTCATATTCAACAATTGAGAGATCGATTTGGTTCTGCTCAATTTATTTTGTATCTACCTGAAAATAAAGGAAATGCGCGTGTTGCCTCTCTTTTTTCTTCTTTCAAGGAGATCGATTTTATTATTTTAAAAAGAGAAGGCTTATCTGATCTATGTTCTCTTCTCAATCCTCTTGCCGTCTTTTTTTATAGTGGGGAGGAAGTCGAGGAAATGAGTCATATCGATCAGGTATTTGACCGACTGACAGTATAACTTGACTTTGCTTTTTTGCATCATTCGATAAACTATCAGGTTGTTGATTATAAGGACGTTAACAACCACAGAGAGCACGGAGTACACAGAGAAAAATCAAGAAATGCGCATTCCGGTGCCTCTGTGCTCTCTGTGGTAAGAACTAATAATGAGCATGTTAGGTTAAAAATATGATGCAGACAGTGCCGTTGGGCCATCAAAAAACCCCTCCTTGGATAGAGGAAATTTTTTAAAAATTGGTTTTTATCTTTAACTTTTTAAGTATTATTGTTTATTAATTGTTTTATGAGAAGTAGTGGATTTATTTCCCAATAGTTAGTATAATTAATAAAAAAAATTTAGATACAATGGAATCAGAAAGAACTACCAATAAACAGAAATTGCGAATACTTCGTCTTATTTCTAGGTATATTTGGTTAAGTGTTAAATTTTCCTTTCAGCATACCTGTGCCATGATTTGGGGTGGTATGGAAGTCCTATGGTTTGTTGTTAAACAAAAGTTTTTTAAAAACTATCTTCCTAACTATGACATCGTTGATGGGGAGCGGCTCCATCGTGGTGGACAGCCTCATGAAGAAGGGCTGAATGCCCTTGCCGAAAGGGGAATTAAGACAATCATCAATTTGCGTAAGGATGGGGGGGCAAGGCGATGGGGACGATTAATGAAGGTTAATATCCCATTCAATCCGTTCAAGCCGCGGGATAAAGTAGTCATCGATTTTTTAAGAGTCATTTGCAATAAAGAGCACCACCCCGTTTTTATCCATTGTTTTCATGGAGCAGATCGAACGGGCACACTCTGCGCAATTTATCGCATAGTGGTTCAAAAATGGGATAAAGAAAAGGCAATTGCCGAAATGAAAAAATATGGTTTTCATTGGTGGCACAACAATTTAATCGACTATATTCGCAATCTGGATATTGAGAAAATAACAAAAGAAGCGGGAATTGAATTCTCGCATTTTCATGATGAATCTCATCTTAAATAGGTCCTATACTCCTTCTTTCAATCGTTGAATTCTCTTTTCAATCGTCGGATGTGTTGAAAAGAGTTGGAAAAGAATGGATCCGTTAGAGCGATTAATAAAAAGGGCTTGAATGGCTGCGGGTTGATCTTGACTTCTTCGGCTATATTGATGATTTTCATCACTGATTCTTTGTAAAGAGCGCAGCGCGTTGATCATATTTTCTTTACCGGCTAAGAGAGCACCTCCGCGATCGGCACGGTATTCTCTAAAGCGAGAAAAAGCGCAGATCACAATGGAACCGAGTAGCATAAAGATAATCTCAAAGACAAATGTTAGGAAGTAATAGGCGCCAAAAGAGGTCTGGTTGCGATCACGTCCCGAAGCAAAAAAGAAAGCAAGAATTCTAGCTAAGAACATAACAAAAGCATTGATGATACCTTGTAAAAGAGTCATTGTTACCATATCGCCATTAGCAATATGCGACATTTCATGCCCGATCACAGCTTCAATTTCACTTTCATTCATCCGGTTGAGAAGTCCGGTTGAAATTGCTACAAGAGCATTGGAACTTGAAGGTCCCGTTGCAAAAGCGTTGGGTAAAGGGCTTTCAAAAATGCCTACATCAGGAACTTTAATGTTTAAAGAGCGGGCTTGCTTCACTACGATGGAATAAAGGCGGTTCGACATCGGATCGGCATGGGGATCAATGAGGCGGATGCCCATGAACCACTGCGCTATTTTTTTCGATAGCATAAGTGAGATAAAAGCCCCACCCATGCCCCAAAGGAGGCAAAAAATGAGCAGTGCTTCATAATTGATTCCATGTCTTGTTAAAAATGGTTGAATATTGAAGAATCGGATGATTGTCGATATCGTAAGCAGAATTAAAAAATTGAGAATGAGAAATAAAGAAATTCTTTTGAGCCAATTCATTGTAACCTCACGGTAGATGATTTGCAATTAAACACTAGTGTCTAATTGCAAAAATCCGCCGGCTTATTTTGATCATCTTTTCCCGCCTGATGGTCTGTAAAAATTCAGAGTGACTCACTCAAGTCTACCCTGAACTTTTACAGACCATCAGACAGAAAAACCTGATCAAAATAAGCTCGGGGACTTTTGCAATTAAACACTAGTATACTAAAGTAGAGCAATCTATTCAAACTCGAGTTAAAAAGGAAGGTTATGAGTTCATTAGACCCCTTTAAGCAGTGGTATGCAACGCATCAAAAAACGATTTTTAAAGATTTTTTTGACTATTTGCGCTTCCCAAGCGTGAGCTCTGAAGCAGCTCATAAAAAGGACATGCTCAATTGTGCCCACTTTCTCGTAGAGAGTTTAAAAGAGATAGGGCTCGAGGTGGAGCTTCATGAGACGAGCCATCATCCCTTTGTGTTTGCCAGTCATTGTCATGCTCCAAAAGAAGCCGCAACGCTTTTAATTTATCTGCACTATGATGTCCAGCCCGTTGATCCCATTGAATTATGGGATTCTAAGCCATTTGAGCCTGAAATTCGAGGCGGAAAAATATTTGCTCGCGGAGCTTCAGATAATAAAGGACAGGGATTTTATACGATCACCGCGCTCAAGGCCTTTCTTGAAAAAAAGCAAATTAAAAATTTTAACCTAAAAATTCTCATTGAAGGCGAAGAGGAGATCGGTTCTACCGGTCTCATGGAAGAATTGCCAAAGCTGCATGATCTATTAAAAGCCGATTACTTGCTTGTGATTGACAGTTCAATCGACAATATACAAACCCCATTGATTACATTAGGGATGCGGGGGGTGATGACCTTTGATTTAGAGTGTATTACGGCCATAGGTGATATTCATTCGGGATGGGGAGGGGTTGCTCCCAATAGTATTAAGGTGTTAATCAGTGTCTTGTCAAAGGCCTACAATGATCAGGGGCAAGTTCAGATTGAAGGATTTTATGACGATGTACATCAATCGACAGATGAAGAGAAAAGGCTATTTTTTTCTGAAGATTATGATAAAGAAGAATTAAAAGAGATGTTCGGAATTGAAGCCTTTAGCGTTGAAGAGGGGTATACATTTAAAGAGTCTTCGACAATGAGACCCACCTTTGAAATTAATGGGATATGGGGAGGGTATCAGGGAGATGGTTTCAAAACCGTGATTCCTGCAAAGGCACAGGCAAAGATCTCCATACGCACAGTGCCCAATCAAGATACACAAAAATTAGAAGCTTCTTTCCGCCATTTTTTATCTCAACATATGCCTAAAGGGGTGCAATGGAAATTAATTGCACACGGTCATGGGCCATACTACAAATCGGATATTCATTCACCGATTGTTCAAATTGCACGAGAGGCCTATAGTGATGTCTTTGAAAAGCCGTGTCAGTTTGCGCTTATTGGTGGGAGTGTTCCTATTACGGCCGGTTTATGTAAAGCAAGTGGAGCCGATGCCGTTGCAATTGGAACGGCCACGCATGACAATCAGTATCATGCACCCAATGAATTTTTCTATTTAGATTCTTTCGAAAAAGGCTTTTTGACAATTGTGAGGATTTTAGATATCCTCGAAAGCTAATTTTTTGTCTTGCAATTTTTTGTAAGACCCCACACTCTCGGTAAAAGAGCATTTTAGCCCCTATTGGACTATGGTTTTTATAATTTGGTTTCAAAAAAATATCTTTCCCACTTCATATTCTAAAATCCCGTTTTTATTTTGGATTCCTTTTATTTTCTTTACTGGCATTTCTAGTTTGCTCTTTGCAAATCAAGTGTCATTCGCTCCGGTATTAACTATTTATGCCTTAGTTTCCCTTTTTCTATCATTTCGTTTTCGCCAAGTTGCTGCTTTTATAAGTTGTGTGGGATTGATTTTATTAGCCGCTGTTTTTCAGGAAACATTATTTAAAGATAAAGTGGTGATCTCTTTATTTGCCCTTATGGGGACTGCGATCAATTTCTTGATTATGGCGTGGGTTAGTGATGAAGTTGAAAACCATCTGTTGGAGCAGGTAGAGAATTTAAAGCATGCTAGGCAAGAAGAAGATCTTTGGAAAATGAGATTCAATACTTTGCAGCACCAAATCGAAAGAGAGAGAGAAGATATTGAAGATAGGCAATGTTCGTTCCAAGAAAAAGAAGAGCAGTACTATGAATCTTCACAATCAATGAAACAGCTCTTATCGGTTTCCCATTCTGAAAATCAAAAACTCTTTCATCAAAATCAACGATTGATTGAGGATGTCAGTTCTCAATTGCAACAAATAGCCTATCTCGAATCAAAGAATGAAACTCGGCCGCTTTTAGAAGAAATTAAAGAGCTACGGCAAGCATTGAATGAATCGAGAGTTCAACATTATCAGGACAAGCTTCTCTATGAGCAATACAAGGAAGAGATGGCTAAGAGTCAGACTCTTAAGGTCTATGAAGAAAAAAAGGTAGACCTTGAATCAAGTGAAATGGTTCATCTTGT
This Simkaniaceae bacterium DNA region includes the following protein-coding sequences:
- the htpX gene encoding protease HtpX codes for the protein MNWLKRISLFLILNFLILLTISTIIRFFNIQPFLTRHGINYEALLIFCLLWGMGGAFISLMLSKKIAQWFMGIRLIDPHADPMSNRLYSIVVKQARSLNIKVPDVGIFESPLPNAFATGPSSSNALVAISTGLLNRMNESEIEAVIGHEMSHIANGDMVTMTLLQGIINAFVMFLARILAFFFASGRDRNQTSFGAYYFLTFVFEIIFMLLGSIVICAFSRFREYRADRGGALLAGKENMINALRSLQRISDENHQYSRRSQDQPAAIQALFINRSNGSILFQLFSTHPTIEKRIQRLKEGV
- a CDS encoding dipeptidase, whose amino-acid sequence is MSSLDPFKQWYATHQKTIFKDFFDYLRFPSVSSEAAHKKDMLNCAHFLVESLKEIGLEVELHETSHHPFVFASHCHAPKEAATLLIYLHYDVQPVDPIELWDSKPFEPEIRGGKIFARGASDNKGQGFYTITALKAFLEKKQIKNFNLKILIEGEEEIGSTGLMEELPKLHDLLKADYLLVIDSSIDNIQTPLITLGMRGVMTFDLECITAIGDIHSGWGGVAPNSIKVLISVLSKAYNDQGQVQIEGFYDDVHQSTDEEKRLFFSEDYDKEELKEMFGIEAFSVEEGYTFKESSTMRPTFEINGIWGGYQGDGFKTVIPAKAQAKISIRTVPNQDTQKLEASFRHFLSQHMPKGVQWKLIAHGHGPYYKSDIHSPIVQIAREAYSDVFEKPCQFALIGGSVPITAGLCKASGADAVAIGTATHDNQYHAPNEFFYLDSFEKGFLTIVRILDILES
- a CDS encoding tyrosine-protein phosphatase — encoded protein: MEVLWFVVKQKFFKNYLPNYDIVDGERLHRGGQPHEEGLNALAERGIKTIINLRKDGGARRWGRLMKVNIPFNPFKPRDKVVIDFLRVICNKEHHPVFIHCFHGADRTGTLCAIYRIVVQKWDKEKAIAEMKKYGFHWWHNNLIDYIRNLDIEKITKEAGIEFSHFHDESHLK